A genomic segment from Bradyrhizobium sp. ISRA430 encodes:
- a CDS encoding AAA family ATPase, with protein sequence MNAHIRNFDDRPAVREQVPLLIGLMGPSGSGKTYSALRLAKGIQEVTGGDIYGIDTEARRMLHYADQFNFRHIQFDPPFGSLDYLLALRHCVNKGAKIIVVDSMSHEHIGPGGYLLTQEAEVNRMAGDDYAKRERVKMAGWIKPANLRQQMITGILQMNVNFIFCFRAKEKSKPKKGGGIEELGFMPIAGEELLFEMTVNALLPPKSNGVPQWRSDQIGERMMMKLPCQFEKLFADQKPLDESIGRALAQWARGGSPVSPPEQTAMSAAPEASSPGSGAADYISRWDNIIKGATDADQLAATWNAEADERKTIAWNDGEFNTLQRKVKRAIDSMRTPA encoded by the coding sequence ATGAACGCGCATATCCGCAATTTCGACGACCGTCCCGCCGTCCGCGAGCAGGTGCCTCTTCTGATCGGCCTCATGGGCCCTTCCGGCTCGGGGAAGACCTATTCCGCATTGCGCCTAGCCAAGGGCATTCAGGAGGTCACCGGCGGCGACATCTACGGCATCGATACCGAGGCCCGCCGGATGCTGCACTATGCCGATCAGTTCAATTTCCGGCACATCCAGTTCGATCCACCCTTCGGTTCGCTCGATTACCTCCTCGCGCTGCGGCACTGCGTCAACAAGGGCGCCAAGATCATCGTCGTGGACTCGATGAGCCACGAGCACATTGGGCCCGGCGGCTATCTCCTCACCCAGGAGGCCGAGGTCAACCGCATGGCCGGCGACGACTACGCCAAGCGCGAGCGCGTCAAGATGGCCGGATGGATCAAGCCGGCAAACCTGCGCCAGCAGATGATCACCGGCATCCTCCAGATGAACGTCAATTTCATCTTCTGCTTCCGCGCCAAGGAGAAGAGCAAACCGAAGAAGGGCGGCGGCATCGAGGAGCTCGGCTTCATGCCGATCGCTGGAGAGGAATTGCTGTTCGAAATGACGGTGAACGCTCTGCTCCCGCCGAAGTCCAACGGCGTCCCGCAGTGGCGCAGCGACCAAATCGGCGAACGCATGATGATGAAGTTGCCTTGCCAGTTCGAGAAGCTATTCGCCGATCAGAAGCCGCTCGACGAATCCATCGGCCGCGCGCTCGCTCAGTGGGCCCGCGGCGGATCACCAGTTTCGCCGCCTGAGCAAACGGCGATGTCAGCCGCTCCGGAGGCGTCCAGCCCCGGCTCCGGGGCGGCTGACTACATTTCCCGATGGGACAACATCATCAAAGGCGCAACGGATGCTGATCAACTCGCGGCGACCTGGAACGCCGAGGCCGACGAGCGAAAGACGATTGCTTGGAATGATGGCGAGTTCAATACCCTCCAGCGCAAGGTCAAGCGCGCGATCGACAGCATGAGGACGCCGGCATGA
- a CDS encoding PD-(D/E)XK nuclease-like domain-containing protein, with translation MIIDRPGIFKDFPTAAYFGDPTPTPSLTQSLAKVLIEQSPLHAFQQHPRLNVKPADEDDGEKYDKARAIGNAAHKLMLDRGKDMSVGEFEDWRTGAAKAFKLASLQEGKEPILRKHFDAAGAMVDAALEQLSRIPGTQNAFTHGDAEVVIANCENGIWLRSMIDWITPDLREVWDYKTGGVSASPYATPRRMADAGWHIQAAFHERILDAIDPKGAGRRKFFYVAQENEGPFALTVNQIGEAALTIGRKQVSYAINTWTHCLRRNTWPAYPNRINTAELPTWAESQWLGREMDEASENDPDLIFAG, from the coding sequence ATGATTATCGATCGTCCTGGCATTTTCAAAGACTTCCCGACGGCTGCGTACTTCGGTGACCCCACACCCACGCCCTCCCTCACGCAGTCACTCGCGAAGGTCCTCATCGAGCAGAGCCCGTTGCACGCGTTCCAGCAGCACCCGCGGCTGAATGTGAAGCCTGCCGATGAGGACGACGGCGAGAAGTACGACAAGGCGCGCGCGATCGGCAACGCGGCTCACAAGCTGATGCTGGACCGCGGCAAGGACATGTCCGTCGGCGAGTTCGAGGACTGGCGCACCGGCGCGGCCAAGGCATTCAAGCTGGCGTCCCTCCAGGAAGGGAAAGAGCCGATCCTGCGCAAGCATTTCGACGCCGCCGGCGCCATGGTCGATGCCGCGCTCGAGCAACTGTCCCGCATCCCCGGCACACAGAATGCATTCACCCACGGCGACGCCGAGGTGGTGATCGCCAATTGCGAGAACGGCATCTGGCTGCGATCGATGATTGACTGGATCACGCCGGACCTGCGCGAGGTATGGGACTACAAGACGGGAGGCGTGTCAGCATCGCCCTACGCGACGCCGCGGCGCATGGCTGATGCCGGCTGGCACATCCAAGCAGCTTTCCACGAGCGTATCCTCGACGCGATCGACCCGAAGGGCGCCGGCCGCCGCAAGTTCTTCTATGTCGCGCAGGAGAACGAGGGGCCGTTCGCCCTCACCGTCAACCAGATCGGCGAGGCCGCGCTAACCATCGGCCGCAAGCAGGTCAGCTACGCGATCAACACCTGGACGCACTGCCTGCGCCGCAACACCTGGCCGGCCTACCCCAACCGCATCAACACCGCCGAACTCCCGACTTGGGCCGAAAGCCAGTGGCTGGGTCGCGAGATGGACGAGGCTTCCGAGAACGATCCCGATCTCATTTTTGCAGGTTAG
- a CDS encoding S24 family peptidase yields the protein MDVVRKLILDRLMELGLDLSEASKKIGRNHAYLQQFIRRGVPAELKERDRIRLAELIQVSPDELRGPSTPLPARSYEKKAASSRESFVDATTHSSQSLSPAVIVPSSELFGTHMDFPIFGTAQGGQDGALIVSEAAVDWDVRPAVLLRVRDGYGMIVSGDSMAPEHKHGSIALVNPHLPPRAGDSCVFRSHAEDGTNLAMIKVYRGQTETHWKVSQHNPPKDFTLKKSDWQIVHKTVGNHFP from the coding sequence ATGGACGTGGTTCGCAAATTGATTCTCGATCGGCTGATGGAATTGGGCCTGGATTTGTCCGAGGCATCGAAAAAGATCGGCCGTAATCACGCTTATCTGCAGCAATTCATCAGGCGTGGCGTTCCCGCTGAGCTGAAAGAGCGAGACCGGATCCGCCTTGCAGAATTGATTCAAGTTTCACCCGATGAACTACGGGGGCCTTCGACACCGTTGCCCGCTCGCAGCTACGAGAAGAAAGCCGCGAGTTCCCGTGAAAGTTTCGTTGACGCAACCACACATTCGTCACAGTCTCTATCCCCCGCCGTGATTGTGCCAAGTTCTGAATTGTTCGGAACGCATATGGACTTCCCCATATTTGGCACCGCTCAAGGCGGGCAGGATGGGGCGCTAATCGTGTCAGAAGCGGCAGTAGATTGGGATGTCAGACCTGCGGTACTTCTGAGGGTCAGGGACGGCTACGGAATGATCGTCAGCGGCGACTCGATGGCGCCGGAGCACAAGCACGGATCCATCGCGCTCGTTAACCCGCACCTCCCTCCTCGAGCCGGAGACTCATGCGTGTTCCGTAGTCACGCTGAGGACGGCACCAACCTGGCAATGATCAAAGTTTACCGCGGGCAGACCGAAACTCATTGGAAGGTCAGCCAGCACAATCCGCCGAAGGATTTCACGCTCAAGAAGAGCGACTGGCAGATCGTCCACAAGACGGTAGGCAATCATTTCCCATAG
- a CDS encoding DUF1064 domain-containing protein: protein MRWTEEQLAQHLARHGVPSNATHVDTSQPPFAVPPDKPGGGRLALGRLKTGEMNKTEAKYAEHLKSIEGTVIAWSKFEAVKLRLADNTFYTPDFAVMLLDGTMEMHEVKGFWEDDARVKIKVAASLYPFRFKALKPIAAKRGGGWEVEEF from the coding sequence ATGCGCTGGACCGAAGAACAGCTTGCACAGCATCTGGCTCGGCATGGGGTGCCGTCCAACGCAACCCATGTCGACACCAGCCAGCCGCCGTTCGCCGTCCCTCCGGACAAGCCGGGCGGCGGACGGCTGGCGCTGGGCAGGCTCAAGACCGGCGAGATGAACAAGACCGAGGCGAAGTATGCCGAGCACCTCAAGAGCATCGAGGGCACGGTGATCGCCTGGTCGAAGTTCGAAGCGGTCAAGCTGCGGCTCGCCGACAACACCTTCTACACCCCGGACTTCGCCGTGATGCTGCTCGACGGCACCATGGAGATGCACGAGGTCAAAGGCTTCTGGGAGGACGACGCGCGCGTGAAGATCAAGGTCGCAGCGTCGCTCTATCCCTTCCGGTTCAAGGCGCTCAAGCCGATCGCGGCGAAGCGCGGCGGCGGCTGGGAGGTCGAGGAATTCTGA
- a CDS encoding AAA family ATPase, with protein sequence MGEVIDLPDLSVPPGLYTLADLPQRGSVEKQAFGAGWHELDQILKFYLGQFLVVTGIAGHGKSTFMLNVILKMALEQSVGSFLYVPENEGHLKAKLRKIWTGSQTAFDHFCRSQCTVQSAVPHQQYEPAHTIEWVLGKAQWAVEHRGAEIIMIDPWNELDRARQRDEMMTDYIGRCLMLIKDFCRTMNAIVIVVAHPTKAIVNSGNKVVSLADIEGSMNWYNKCDNGLIVVREAGNTAKVISAKVREIGAGKIGSCSFYVDPLTGQFTPQYASDHDVA encoded by the coding sequence ATGGGCGAGGTGATCGATCTTCCGGACCTTTCGGTGCCCCCCGGCCTGTACACGCTGGCCGACCTGCCGCAGCGCGGCTCGGTCGAGAAGCAGGCCTTCGGCGCCGGCTGGCACGAGCTCGACCAGATCCTGAAGTTTTACCTCGGTCAATTCCTCGTCGTCACCGGCATCGCCGGCCACGGCAAGTCGACGTTCATGCTGAACGTGATCCTCAAGATGGCCCTTGAGCAGAGCGTCGGATCGTTCCTGTACGTGCCTGAGAACGAGGGGCACCTGAAGGCCAAGCTGCGCAAGATTTGGACCGGCAGCCAGACCGCCTTCGATCACTTCTGCCGATCGCAGTGCACGGTGCAGTCAGCGGTGCCTCATCAGCAATACGAGCCCGCGCACACGATCGAATGGGTACTTGGAAAGGCGCAATGGGCCGTGGAGCACCGCGGCGCCGAGATCATCATGATCGACCCATGGAACGAGCTCGACCGCGCCCGCCAGCGCGACGAGATGATGACGGACTACATCGGCCGCTGCCTGATGCTGATCAAGGACTTCTGCCGCACGATGAACGCCATCGTGATCGTGGTGGCCCATCCGACCAAGGCGATCGTGAACAGCGGCAACAAGGTCGTGAGCCTGGCCGACATCGAAGGCTCGATGAATTGGTACAACAAATGCGACAACGGCCTGATCGTTGTGCGCGAAGCCGGCAACACCGCGAAGGTGATCAGCGCCAAGGTCCGCGAGATCGGCGCCGGCAAGATCGGAAGCTGCTCGTTCTACGTCGATCCTCTCACCGGACAATTCACCCCGCAATACGCGAGCGATCACGATGTCGCATGA
- a CDS encoding helix-turn-helix transcriptional regulator: MSQLTRREREICEKLCLGWTSKEIAEHFGLSPRTVEDHRFQVMTKYKVRNAVELVRAVYGIKEFGPTAMEAAQ, translated from the coding sequence ATGAGCCAGCTCACACGACGGGAACGGGAAATCTGCGAGAAGCTGTGCCTCGGCTGGACGTCGAAGGAGATAGCCGAGCATTTCGGCCTCAGCCCGCGCACGGTCGAGGACCATCGATTCCAGGTCATGACCAAGTACAAGGTCCGGAACGCCGTCGAGCTCGTGCGCGCGGTCTACGGCATCAAGGAGTTTGGGCCGACGGCAATGGAAGCGGCGCAATGA
- a CDS encoding portal protein produces the protein MAEEQNPLERQAVQRLAAARAWKSYWELDFKEAYFFAAPHRQRTISSMTEPAQQRLLDAPELNTDEAFILCGDFITEIVNAFMPEAKPWCERGPGMDLPKDVWKQVEKAVREGDQAIFGAMKASNLYSEVAKAFNPDLAIGTVGMWIDRPHPAFPIVNSAIPLRELEINIGPYGDIDDRFAVRYTRNAYVRELVGEEIWGKIDEKFKKAIEAKPTVRTQVIWGFWRKWQEHSDECWQHVVLVGSTLVHDVEIKGEGCCPLWVGRFNPSPDWPWGLGPLIQGLPTLRQIDEMEMALQDHFDLSLRPPTTFPSESFTNVEQGLEPGFAYPIQPGHEGAVKKIYDVPPAQEGVYTYQDKLQKLRKLFYVDMPEQTGDTPPTLGQWLDEMARAQRRIGTPGMPFWRDLSNIFLRYKYLLEKAGAIKPIKVNGTAVALMPRNPAQAAAEQQELAEAARTAQILGAMFPEEFKMNVDGRKTIEEWIKKSRTSGLLQLRGKEDIANAVDQMAKLVGGRHTAGVDESATPGPTA, from the coding sequence ATGGCGGAAGAGCAGAATCCTCTTGAGCGTCAGGCTGTACAGCGGCTCGCCGCGGCGCGCGCCTGGAAGTCCTACTGGGAGCTCGACTTCAAGGAAGCCTATTTCTTCGCCGCGCCGCATCGCCAGCGCACCATCTCCTCGATGACCGAACCGGCGCAGCAGCGCTTGCTCGACGCGCCCGAACTCAACACCGACGAAGCGTTCATCCTGTGCGGCGATTTCATCACCGAGATCGTCAACGCCTTCATGCCGGAAGCCAAGCCGTGGTGCGAGCGCGGGCCTGGCATGGATCTTCCGAAGGACGTCTGGAAGCAGGTCGAGAAGGCAGTTCGCGAGGGCGATCAGGCGATCTTCGGCGCGATGAAAGCCTCGAACCTTTATTCAGAGGTTGCGAAGGCATTCAATCCGGACCTTGCGATCGGCACTGTCGGCATGTGGATTGACCGGCCGCATCCGGCCTTTCCGATCGTCAATTCCGCGATCCCGCTGCGCGAGCTCGAGATCAACATCGGGCCCTATGGCGACATCGACGACCGCTTCGCTGTCCGCTACACGCGCAATGCCTATGTGCGCGAGCTCGTCGGCGAGGAAATCTGGGGCAAGATCGACGAGAAGTTCAAGAAGGCGATCGAGGCCAAGCCGACCGTCCGCACGCAAGTCATCTGGGGTTTCTGGCGCAAGTGGCAGGAGCACAGCGACGAGTGCTGGCAACATGTCGTGCTAGTCGGCAGCACGCTCGTTCATGACGTCGAGATCAAGGGCGAGGGTTGCTGCCCGCTGTGGGTCGGGCGCTTCAATCCGTCGCCGGACTGGCCGTGGGGCTTGGGCCCGCTGATCCAGGGCCTGCCGACGCTTCGCCAGATCGACGAGATGGAGATGGCGCTGCAGGATCACTTCGACCTGTCGCTGCGCCCGCCGACCACCTTTCCGAGCGAGAGCTTTACGAACGTCGAGCAGGGGCTCGAACCCGGCTTCGCCTACCCGATCCAGCCCGGGCACGAAGGCGCCGTCAAGAAAATCTACGACGTGCCGCCGGCGCAGGAAGGCGTCTACACCTACCAGGACAAGCTGCAAAAGCTGCGCAAGCTGTTCTATGTCGACATGCCCGAGCAGACCGGCGACACGCCGCCGACGCTCGGCCAGTGGCTTGACGAAATGGCACGCGCGCAGCGTCGCATCGGCACGCCCGGCATGCCGTTCTGGCGTGACCTGTCGAACATCTTCCTGCGCTACAAATACCTCTTGGAGAAGGCCGGCGCGATCAAGCCGATCAAGGTCAATGGCACTGCGGTCGCGCTGATGCCGCGCAACCCGGCGCAGGCCGCGGCGGAGCAGCAGGAGCTCGCGGAAGCCGCGCGCACCGCGCAAATCCTCGGCGCAATGTTCCCCGAAGAGTTCAAGATGAACGTCGACGGCCGCAAGACCATCGAGGAATGGATCAAGAAATCGCGCACATCCGGCCTGCTTCAACTGCGGGGCAAGGAGGATATCGCGAATGCCGTCGACCAGATGGCGAAACTCGTCGGCGGCCGCCACACCGCAGGCGTCGATGAATCCGCTACGCCGGGACCGACTGCATGA
- a CDS encoding major capsid protein, protein MPVSNLITVAEYAKSFAKEDIRRPIIEMFAKSTDVFEALPFEGLNGSVFVYYRQAVLPTPQFRGINEASSSGHGTITPLQESTAIIDHDIDVDRAIVDRHGPERRNYEEQMGITAFGQLWATTFVKGDQSTNPRVFNGLQVRANKYSRDINNSAANGGAALSLANVDKTINAVNNPTHIIAPYQSRPLWIQAARNTSLSGFVMQNWDEVGGLKLSYANLPFLWGYPKDDHPYMLDFNEVGAGGGSAVTASLYVVSVGEGKLRGLQIRPIEARDIGLLQDGKTYRTHLSWDVGLVDEHKYCMARLDSWTNAAIVA, encoded by the coding sequence ATGCCTGTCTCTAACCTGATCACGGTCGCCGAATACGCGAAGTCCTTCGCCAAGGAGGACATCCGCCGGCCAATCATCGAAATGTTCGCGAAGTCGACGGACGTGTTTGAGGCTCTGCCGTTCGAAGGGCTGAATGGCTCGGTGTTCGTCTACTACCGGCAGGCGGTGCTCCCGACGCCGCAGTTCCGCGGTATCAACGAGGCGAGCTCGTCCGGCCACGGCACGATCACGCCGCTGCAGGAATCGACCGCGATCATCGACCACGACATCGACGTCGACCGCGCGATCGTTGATCGTCACGGTCCGGAGCGCCGGAACTACGAAGAGCAGATGGGCATTACCGCCTTCGGCCAGCTCTGGGCGACCACCTTCGTCAAGGGCGACCAGTCGACCAACCCGCGCGTGTTCAACGGTCTTCAGGTCCGCGCCAACAAGTACAGCCGCGACATCAACAACTCGGCCGCAAACGGCGGCGCCGCGCTGTCGCTGGCGAACGTCGACAAGACGATCAATGCCGTGAACAACCCGACCCACATCATCGCGCCCTATCAGTCGCGCCCGCTGTGGATCCAGGCCGCACGCAACACATCGCTGTCAGGCTTCGTGATGCAGAACTGGGACGAGGTCGGCGGCCTCAAGCTGTCCTACGCCAACCTGCCTTTCCTGTGGGGCTACCCGAAGGACGATCACCCTTACATGCTCGACTTCAACGAGGTCGGCGCCGGCGGCGGCTCCGCGGTCACCGCATCGCTCTACGTGGTAAGCGTAGGCGAGGGCAAGCTCCGCGGCTTGCAGATCCGCCCGATCGAGGCACGCGACATCGGGCTTCTCCAGGACGGCAAGACCTACCGCACGCATCTGTCGTGGGACGTCGGTCTCGTCGACGAGCACAAATACTGCATGGCCCGGCTCGATAGCTGGACGAATGCGGCCATCGTGGCCTAA
- a CDS encoding methyltransferase domain-containing protein: MEMRDVVTGFYVDVLERLVDKGVVSKSDSVLVVCGGPLDEKVMAMVGFGQVTVTNLDDTMSSNFQDAENLTYQNDSFDLVVVHAGLHHCYSPHRALLEMYRVARKCAVAFEARDSLMIRTAVRFGLTEDYETHAIRMNNGLGGGVANGPVPNFIYRWTEDEVRKAVASFDPAHAPTVSFFYDLRIPVQRFTQAGNRLMRAFALAIEPASRLFARLLPKQCNEFAFAVVKANELQPWMETAVRMRLDKKRGDRTPNPILSDAEFEKWEENGRIW, encoded by the coding sequence ATGGAAATGCGTGACGTGGTGACGGGGTTTTATGTCGATGTGCTGGAGCGGCTCGTCGACAAAGGCGTGGTTTCGAAATCGGATAGCGTCCTCGTCGTCTGCGGAGGCCCGCTCGACGAGAAGGTGATGGCAATGGTCGGCTTCGGCCAAGTGACCGTGACAAATCTAGATGACACCATGTCAAGCAACTTCCAGGACGCTGAAAATCTGACCTACCAGAACGACAGCTTTGACCTTGTCGTGGTGCATGCCGGTTTGCACCACTGCTATTCGCCGCATCGGGCACTGCTCGAGATGTATCGCGTCGCGCGAAAATGCGCGGTGGCCTTTGAAGCAAGAGACAGCCTGATGATCCGCACCGCGGTCCGGTTCGGCCTGACCGAGGATTACGAGACCCACGCCATCAGGATGAACAACGGTCTCGGCGGCGGCGTCGCCAATGGGCCGGTTCCGAATTTCATCTATCGATGGACCGAGGATGAGGTACGAAAAGCAGTCGCGAGCTTCGATCCTGCTCACGCTCCAACGGTCAGTTTCTTCTATGATCTGCGCATTCCGGTTCAGCGCTTCACTCAGGCTGGCAACCGCTTGATGCGAGCGTTCGCACTAGCTATTGAGCCGGCATCCAGGCTGTTCGCGCGGCTACTACCGAAGCAGTGCAACGAGTTCGCATTTGCGGTCGTGAAGGCAAACGAACTGCAACCATGGATGGAGACGGCGGTCAGAATGCGGCTCGATAAAAAGCGTGGTGATCGGACACCAAATCCAATTTTGAGCGACGCCGAATTTGAAAAATGGGAAGAAAACGGCCGCATCTGGTAG
- a CDS encoding glycoside hydrolase family 19 protein → MAFINTLYNLWPNGDQKIDGLRDGIAVTAPAVFESYKINTPLLVAHVMAQISHECGAGHDVVESLNYSAQRMTEVWPGRFPTVASAAPYAHNEVALGVKTYGGRMGNRPGTNDGYTYRGRGGSQVTGRDGYEQLQKATGLPLLDNPDLVLDPKNFMLCAVADFVACGCLPFALQDDIAGVSSMLNVGHLVTDTRKIVGYPERVEWLRQWKAALGTAPVDFSLPPVLSPAPGPKPSVPPPPAPMPAPQPKKTTIWDALAALFTAIFKRKQ, encoded by the coding sequence GTGGCTTTCATCAACACCCTGTACAATCTCTGGCCCAATGGGGACCAGAAGATCGACGGCCTTCGGGATGGCATCGCGGTCACTGCTCCTGCGGTCTTCGAAAGCTACAAGATCAACACGCCTCTGCTCGTTGCCCATGTCATGGCTCAAATCAGCCACGAATGCGGGGCAGGGCACGACGTTGTCGAGAGCCTGAACTACAGCGCGCAGCGGATGACCGAGGTCTGGCCTGGCCGCTTCCCGACGGTGGCCTCAGCGGCTCCCTACGCCCACAACGAGGTCGCGCTGGGCGTGAAAACCTACGGCGGCCGCATGGGCAATCGTCCCGGAACGAACGATGGCTATACCTATCGGGGCCGTGGTGGCTCGCAGGTGACCGGCCGGGATGGCTATGAGCAGCTTCAGAAAGCCACCGGGCTGCCGCTCCTCGATAACCCAGATCTCGTCCTCGATCCCAAGAATTTCATGCTGTGCGCAGTCGCGGACTTTGTCGCTTGCGGCTGCCTGCCATTTGCCCTCCAGGACGACATCGCCGGCGTCTCCTCGATGCTCAACGTCGGCCATCTCGTGACTGATACCCGCAAGATCGTCGGGTATCCCGAGCGGGTCGAATGGCTTCGCCAGTGGAAAGCCGCGCTCGGGACCGCGCCGGTCGATTTCTCGCTTCCGCCAGTCCTGTCACCCGCGCCCGGCCCGAAGCCATCCGTTCCGCCGCCGCCTGCGCCCATGCCTGCACCTCAGCCCAAGAAGACCACGATCTGGGATGCGCTCGCTGCATTATTCACCGCCATTTTCAAGAGGAAACAATGA
- a CDS encoding LLM class flavin-dependent oxidoreductase: MTAPLEFGLDTFGDVTKDASGAMLAHAQVIRNVVDEAVLADELGLDFIGLGEHHRGDFAISSPETVLAAIASRTKRIHLGSAVTVLSSDDPIRVFQRFATLDALSGGRAEVILGRGSFTESFPLFGFDLRRYEELFEEKLDLFAALLSQKPVSWEGKLRPPLRDQLVYPPVENGELKTWIGVGGSPQSVLRAAHYDLPLMLAIIGGDPARFAPYVDLYYRAFKEFGRPAKPIGVHSPGYVAETDAQAREELWPDYKAMRDRIGRERGWPPMGRDEFVSEAEHGSLYVGSPETVARKIAATAKALGIARFQLKYSAGPLPHDKLMRSIELYGSKVVPMVREMMG; the protein is encoded by the coding sequence ATGACCGCACCGCTAGAATTCGGACTGGATACCTTTGGCGACGTCACCAAGGACGCCTCCGGTGCCATGCTTGCGCATGCGCAGGTGATCCGCAACGTCGTCGACGAGGCGGTTCTGGCCGACGAGCTCGGCCTCGACTTCATTGGCCTTGGCGAGCATCACCGCGGCGACTTCGCGATCTCCTCGCCCGAAACCGTGCTGGCCGCGATCGCGTCGCGCACCAAGCGCATTCATCTCGGCTCGGCCGTGACGGTCTTGAGCTCGGACGATCCTATTCGCGTCTTCCAGCGCTTTGCGACGTTGGACGCGCTCTCAGGCGGGCGCGCCGAGGTGATCCTCGGCCGCGGCTCGTTCACCGAATCCTTTCCGCTGTTCGGCTTCGACCTGCGTCGCTATGAAGAGCTGTTCGAGGAGAAGCTCGACCTGTTCGCCGCGCTGTTGTCGCAGAAACCGGTGAGCTGGGAAGGCAAGCTGCGTCCGCCCCTGAGGGACCAGCTCGTCTATCCGCCGGTCGAGAATGGCGAGCTCAAGACCTGGATCGGCGTCGGCGGCAGCCCGCAATCAGTGTTGCGCGCCGCACATTACGACCTGCCCCTGATGCTGGCGATCATCGGCGGCGATCCCGCGCGCTTTGCGCCTTATGTCGATCTCTATTACCGCGCCTTCAAGGAATTCGGCCGCCCGGCAAAACCGATCGGCGTGCATTCGCCCGGCTATGTCGCCGAAACCGATGCGCAGGCGCGCGAGGAGCTGTGGCCCGATTACAAGGCCATGCGCGACCGCATCGGCAGGGAGCGTGGCTGGCCGCCGATGGGGCGCGATGAGTTCGTGAGTGAGGCCGAGCACGGCTCGCTCTATGTCGGCTCGCCCGAGACCGTCGCGCGCAAAATCGCCGCGACCGCAAAGGCCCTCGGCATCGCGCGCTTTCAGTTGAAATATTCGGCGGGTCCCTTGCCGCACGACAAGCTGATGCGGAGCATCGAGCTCTACGGGAGCAAGGTGGTGCCGATGGTGCGGGAGATGATGGGTTAG